Within Actinomycetota bacterium, the genomic segment ATCCGCCGTGTTCGGGCAGCCGATGCTCCACGAATGCGAAGTCAACCTCGACGCCGGCGAGACCGAACCCCGTCGCCACGGCGGCGTCTCCATCGGACCACTAGGTCGCCGAGCAGGGCGCCGCCGATCACGATGACCGCAACAAGGACCGCTGTGGTCCGGGAATGCTCGTTGAACAGCCACGCCGCACCGACTCCGGCTATCGCCACGGCAACGGCGACCCCGATAGCGACGGCTTTCGGCGTGTGAGGGCGGTGATCGCTCATCGGTCTTGTTCTCCCCGGTCATTGAGCGGCAGCGGGCCGAGCTGTGCCCGGTGGCCTCTGGAGCTGGTCATTGCAGGGCCTGCGGGATGGCCACGGGCCGATGGCTTGGTGCAGCTGCCCCGAAGGGCGTGATGTCCGGCTTGCATCTGGTGCCGGGTTCGGGTGTCGCGCGTGTCAGCAGGTAGCGGGTGGCCAGCCGCGCCGCACAGCTGCTCGCGAACAGTCCCCCGTGACCGACGCCGTCGACAGTGATCAGGGCGCTGTTGGGGATCAGGCGGGCAACCTTGCGGGCGTTGCGGTAGGGCGTGGCGGGGTCGTGCCGGCTGGTGATGAGCAGCACCGGCTGGGTGGTCCGCGGGGTCCAGGGTCCGGTGTACCGCTCGGTGGAACGGCCGGTCCAGGCGGCGCACACCATCGGGTGGTAGGCCCAGATGGATCCGAAGTACGGCGCGACCCTTGCGTCGCGCGTGCGTGCCACCTCGGCGTAGCGGCCGAACCGGCCTGGGTTGTCGGTGTCGCCGCAGGTGATCGCCAGCCCTACGTCGCGGTAGTTGTCGTACGTCGGTGTCGACGGCTCGCCGAGCTGGGCCAGGAGACGGCCGAGCGTGCGGCGGTCCCCGACGTCAGCCGCCTGCAACAGGTCGGCCAGCAGTGGCCACTTGAAGGAGTTGTACAGGCCGGACAGCGTGTCACCGACAAGATCGGGGTAGCCCAGCACCTGCCGACCCTGGCCCGGCACCCGAACGTGGATCGGGTCGTGTCGCAGCCTGGCGGCCAGGG encodes:
- a CDS encoding alpha/beta hydrolase → GTFLAQVVANVFPDRTGALLLDAVVDPAWASGPAGTISWAREHADQASWSTLRRFFRLCDQAGRERCSFAAGRPQAKYAALAARLRHDPIHVRVPGQGRQVLGYPDLVGDTLSGLYNSFKWPLLADLLQAADVGDRRTLGRLLAQLGEPSTPTYDNYRDVGLAITCGDTDNPGRFGRYAEVARTRDARVAPYFGSIWAYHPMVCAAWTGRSTERYTGPWTPRTTQPVLLITSRHDPATPYRNARKVARLIPNSALITVDGVGHGGLFASSCAARLATRYLLTRATPEPGTRCKPDITPFGAAAPSHRPVAIPQALQ